A window of the Actinomycetota bacterium genome harbors these coding sequences:
- the sepH gene encoding septation protein SepH, whose protein sequence is MIRLHLLGFTPDLKGLVFSGRRGGRTGTYWVPVDDEFWKSLQQLEGTRAERAVAEPKPKGRRRKLTADELTLVEVRELLAGRRGSPAAAEQPPAAPEPESEPEPEKAPKQESRLSLREVQSLLREGRSVKDVADLAGVDEAWVERFTGPVMHEVRGVVAMTRAAYQQRARLGPSGLPVGDAVVRNLQDRKATQQTLEGIDEGWDARRTRTGLWRVRLRFTHRGKRRAAEWDFSKETREVHPRNDLARELGWWPSPETRAAKAVRSSSESEDEGGTPTRKRPSRKAKPAARKRKPAAARKAAPRKGAKRRSGR, encoded by the coding sequence ATGATCCGCCTGCATCTGCTGGGGTTCACGCCCGACCTCAAGGGCCTGGTGTTCAGCGGCCGCCGTGGGGGACGCACCGGGACGTACTGGGTGCCGGTGGACGACGAGTTCTGGAAGTCGCTCCAGCAGCTGGAGGGGACCCGGGCCGAGCGAGCGGTCGCCGAGCCGAAGCCGAAGGGGCGGCGACGCAAGCTGACCGCCGACGAGCTCACGCTCGTGGAAGTGAGGGAGCTCTTGGCCGGGCGACGTGGCTCGCCCGCGGCCGCCGAGCAGCCTCCCGCAGCCCCCGAACCCGAGTCCGAGCCCGAGCCCGAGAAGGCGCCGAAGCAGGAGAGCCGGCTCTCGCTGCGGGAGGTGCAGTCGCTGCTGCGGGAGGGCCGTAGCGTGAAGGACGTCGCCGACCTCGCGGGTGTGGACGAGGCATGGGTCGAGCGCTTCACGGGCCCGGTGATGCACGAGGTCCGCGGAGTCGTCGCCATGACGCGGGCCGCCTATCAGCAGCGCGCGCGCCTCGGACCGTCGGGGCTCCCGGTGGGAGACGCGGTCGTGCGCAACCTCCAGGACCGCAAGGCGACCCAGCAGACGCTCGAGGGCATCGACGAGGGCTGGGATGCGAGGCGGACGCGGACCGGGCTGTGGCGGGTCCGGTTGAGGTTCACCCACCGGGGCAAGCGGCGCGCCGCCGAGTGGGACTTCTCGAAGGAGACCCGGGAGGTCCACCCCCGCAACGACCTCGCCCGGGAGCTCGGGTGGTGGCCGTCCCCCGAGACGCGGGCGGCGAAGGCCGTCCGGTCTTCGAGCGAGTCAGAGGACGAGGGCGGCACCCCGACGCGCAAGCGCCCCAGCCGGAAGGCGAAGCCGGCCGCGCGCAAGCGCAAGCCGGCCGCCGCCCGCAAGGCCGCGCCTCGCAAGGGCGCGAAGCGCCGGTCCGGGCGCTAG